The sequence below is a genomic window from Methylophilus sp. DW102.
TTGACGGCTTGCACAGCACGCTCAACCACCTGGTCTTCCGTCATGCGCAGCTTGTTTTCCATATGGATTTTGCTGGTGGCAATAAAGGTATGAATACGGCCACGGACGGCATGCTTGATCGCCTCGCCGGCACGGCGCACATCGTTTTCACTGGCTCGTGCCAAGGAGCAAACGGTAGAGGTTTTAATCACTTTCGCGATCTCGGAAATCGCGTCAAAATCACCGGGGCTGGCCGCAGCAAACCCGGCTTCAATCACATCCACGCCCAATTTCTCCAACTGGCGGGCAATGCGGATTTTTTCTTCTTTAGTCATCGCCGCGCCGGGGCTTTGTTCTCCGTCACGCAACGTGGTATCAAAAATAATAATTTGTTCCATGAATATTCCTAATCTGACAGCCGGATTTTACCCGCTTGTCCTTTAAATGACTATAACCGCGCCCACACCGCAAGCGTCAAATAAAAAACGCGCTTAGCCAAGCGCGTTTTAGAGAAGACTCTGCACTAGGCAGTATTTTTGGATTGCAGCCGCTCGCGTGCCCACATGTAATAGCCAGACAAGGCATACACGAACACCACGCTAAACAACACTTCTGGCGGGCTGTATGAAATCAGCACAAAGGCCATCACCACCGCCAAAATGGCTACGAACGGCACCGAATGTCTAAGGTTGATATCCTTGCCGCTGTAGAACTTGAGATCAGAGACCATAGAGCCTGCGGCAAAAATAGTGATAAACCAGGCAATCCATTTCACCTGCAAGGCGCCAAAAAAAATCTCGCGGCCATCGATATTGTATTCATAAGACACCCAGACAAAGCCGGCAATCAAGGCTGCGGCGGCCGGACTTGGCAAGCCCTGAAAGTAGCGCTTGTCCTGAAAGGGATCATCCAGCTTGGTATTGAACCGGGCCAGGCGCAAGGCGGCACAGGCCGCATAAATAAACGCCGCAATCCAGCCCAGCTTGTTCATGGGCTGCAAGGCCCACACATACATGATCAGCGCCGGGGCGACCCCGAACGACACCATGTCTGCCAGGCTGTCATATTCAGCGCCAAAGGCACTT
It includes:
- the pssA gene encoding CDP-diacylglycerol--serine O-phosphatidyltransferase codes for the protein MVESQNRQSRREQHTTLRQRGIYLLPNLFTSASLFGGFYAIVQAMNQHFEQSAIAIFIAMVMDGLDGRVARMTNTQSAFGAEYDSLADMVSFGVAPALIMYVWALQPMNKLGWIAAFIYAACAALRLARFNTKLDDPFQDKRYFQGLPSPAAAALIAGFVWVSYEYNIDGREIFFGALQVKWIAWFITIFAAGSMVSDLKFYSGKDINLRHSVPFVAILAVVMAFVLISYSPPEVLFSVVFVYALSGYYMWARERLQSKNTA